Proteins encoded within one genomic window of Gasterosteus aculeatus chromosome 18, fGasAcu3.hap1.1, whole genome shotgun sequence:
- the LOC120808340 gene encoding protein ripply2 has protein sequence MDTSNNSSSGLPSACPGGDAPQQPGPWWRPWIGTKDTRGARIGHCNDGDISAPQHHKVPQVVHPVKLFWPKSRCFDYLYQDAVMLLRNYPVQATISPYGDSSSDEDSDDEEEETEKELN, from the exons ATGGACACttccaacaacagcagcagcggaTTACCTTCTGCCTGTCCTGGAGGCGACGCGCCTCAGCAGCCGGGTCCTTGGTGGAGACCGTGGATCGGAACAAAGGACACACGCGGGGCACGCATT GGTCACTGCAACGACGGAGACATTTCGGCTCCACAACACCACAAAGTCCCTCAGGTCGTTCACCCGGTGAA gttgttCTGGCCCAAATCGCGATGTTTCGATTATCTGTACCAGGATGCCGTGATGCTCCTGCGCAACTATCCGGTCCAAGCGACCATCTCCCCGTACGGGGACTCCAGCAGCGACGAAGACAGcgacgatgaagaggaggagacggagaaggagTTGAACTAa
- the LOC120808526 gene encoding melanocortin-2 receptor accessory protein 2A, with protein MSDFHNRSQSSARRSDYVWQYEYYDEEEPVSFEGLKAHRYSIVIGFWVGLAVFVIFMFFVLTLLTKTGAPHQENQDSGEKRHRPGSCLVDIGSPQDENDKAFSRPLLTGPRSYFHFYINEEDQGHGKRTGNPDGARAQQGTRGTGSSGTDEMEDDVEEEAGGNQPLEGLLEESKTDGECAFFSHFNIPNFVNLEHSSTFGEEDLLYEPSVVAERRRHSRDAHCDGH; from the exons ATGTCCGACTTCCACAACCGGAGCCAAAGCAGCGCACGTCGCAGTGACTACGTGTGGCAATATGAATATTACGACGAGGAGGAGCCCGTGTCCTTTGAGGGACTCAAGGCGCACAGAT ACTCCATTGTCATCGGCTTTTGGGTCGGACTTGCCGTGTTCGTCATTTTCATGTTCTTTGTCCTCACGTTGCTCACGAAGACTGGAGCTCCACATCAGGA GAACCAAGATTCGGGTGAAAAGCGGCATCGGCCGGGCAGCTGCCTGGTGGACATCGGCAGCCCCCAGGACGAAAACGACAAAGCGTTCTCTCGCCCTTTGTTGACGGGGCCGCGCTCCTATTTTCACTTCTACATCAACGAAGAGGATCAGGGCCACGGGAAGAGAACGGGGAACCCCGACGGGGCCCGGGCCCAGCAGGGGACCAGGGGGACCGGCTCCTCTGGGACGGACGAGATGGAAGacgacgtggaggaggaggccgggggAAACCAACCCCTCGAGGGACTCCTAGAGGAGAGTAAGACAGACGGGGAATGTGccttcttttcccacttcaacATCCCGAACTTTGTTAACCTGGAGCACAGTTCCACATTTGGGGAGGAGGATCTGCTGTATGAGCCGTCCGTCGTAGCGGAGCGGCGCCGTCACTCTCGGGACGCTCACTGTGACGGCCACTGA